From the genome of Geobacter sp. SVR, one region includes:
- a CDS encoding TIR domain-containing protein, whose protein sequence is MALSREGLGHGEDGSLKNLNFLRAYQWPKGAIQQHAILAMVHEIYRHGFVEIIESDKGKSSSIKMFLSHAKSGDTGRLHAESIKRFIENTNMSHFFDATEISPGFKFDDEIITNIRESTMVAIVSDAYSSRYWCQREILCSKEHNRPMIAVDCLDDYEDRIFPAGSNVPCVHVSPKSPLSEADILRILIAAILETVRYHHALKSLEYYQSQGWVDADCVLSPRPPEIRQMLTFKDLGKTKICYPEPPIYSEEACWHSQIGMDSFTPLWSLTESSLLDGLRIGISISDVPSSGFSENHIPESQSARFAQDLARHLLARSATLVYGGDLRKDGFTEFILDEAVALKSRLNADQIHVENHLAWPIHKTNMEIVVWRASYSGVMKTIEHSIPDDIACAVDRDNFLPPSTPQNKYFWSRCLTEMRLKSIDSSHARICVGGKLFGYNGKMPGVLEEILIAIDKNKPIYLMGAFGGVVGDICKALRGKAYPDALTETWQLTHNDGYVDLQEIARTHDMHADYDAVKTTLVNINVPILAATAGLEEESYIRLMETPFVDECIHLIIQGLKNLSSKMVKKERAGS, encoded by the coding sequence GTGGCTTTGAGTCGCGAAGGACTTGGCCATGGTGAAGATGGTAGCCTCAAGAACCTCAACTTTCTCCGAGCATACCAATGGCCCAAAGGTGCTATACAGCAACATGCAATCCTTGCCATGGTTCATGAGATTTACCGCCATGGATTTGTTGAAATAATAGAGAGTGACAAAGGCAAGTCTTCGTCCATAAAAATGTTCCTAAGCCATGCGAAAAGTGGGGATACTGGTCGACTTCATGCTGAATCCATAAAGCGTTTTATTGAAAACACAAATATGTCGCACTTTTTCGACGCTACGGAAATTTCTCCGGGATTCAAATTTGACGATGAAATAATTACAAACATCAGAGAGTCAACAATGGTCGCAATTGTTAGCGACGCTTACTCTTCTCGCTATTGGTGCCAGCGGGAAATTTTGTGTTCCAAAGAACATAACAGACCAATGATTGCTGTTGATTGCTTGGATGATTATGAAGACCGAATTTTCCCTGCCGGATCCAATGTACCATGTGTTCACGTTTCGCCTAAGTCACCGCTGAGTGAGGCAGACATTCTAAGGATACTTATTGCCGCAATATTAGAAACAGTACGTTACCATCATGCATTAAAGTCGCTTGAGTACTACCAATCACAGGGGTGGGTAGACGCAGATTGCGTTTTATCACCTCGGCCACCTGAGATACGTCAGATGCTCACATTTAAGGATCTGGGCAAAACTAAGATTTGCTACCCTGAACCCCCGATTTACTCTGAGGAGGCGTGTTGGCATAGCCAAATTGGAATGGATTCTTTCACTCCTCTTTGGAGTTTAACGGAATCTTCCTTGCTTGATGGCCTGCGGATTGGTATTTCCATCTCAGATGTTCCTAGTAGTGGATTCAGTGAAAACCATATTCCAGAAAGCCAATCTGCAAGATTCGCTCAGGATCTAGCTCGTCATCTTCTTGCCAGATCAGCCACGCTTGTCTATGGGGGAGACTTGCGCAAGGATGGGTTTACTGAATTTATTCTTGATGAAGCAGTTGCACTGAAAAGTCGTTTAAACGCTGATCAAATTCATGTGGAAAACCACCTAGCTTGGCCAATTCATAAGACCAATATGGAAATCGTGGTATGGCGCGCCAGTTACAGTGGGGTCATGAAAACTATCGAACATAGCATTCCAGATGATATTGCGTGTGCGGTAGACAGAGACAATTTCCTCCCTCCATCAACGCCCCAGAACAAGTACTTTTGGTCACGCTGCTTAACAGAAATGAGGTTAAAATCTATAGATTCTTCACATGCACGCATTTGTGTTGGGGGAAAGCTTTTCGGATACAATGGCAAAATGCCAGGTGTCTTAGAAGAAATTCTCATTGCAATTGACAAGAACAAGCCTATCTACTTGATGGGAGCGTTTGGTGGTGTTGTTGGCGATATTTGTAAGGCGCTTCGTGGTAAGGCCTATCCCGACGCTCTCACTGAAACCTGGCAATTAACGCACAATGATGGATATGTTGATCTGCAAGAAATCGCACGTACGCATGATATGCATGCAGATTATGACGCAGTCAAAACAACCCTTGTAAACATCAATGTCCCAATACTAGCTGCAACTGCTGGTCTAGAAGAAGAATCCTATATACGGCTGATGGAAACCCCTTTTGTTGATGAATGTATTCACCTTATAATCCAGGGATTGAAGAATCTTTCGTCCAAAATGGTCAAAAAAGAGAGAGCGGGGTCTTAA
- a CDS encoding vitamin B12-dependent ribonucleotide reductase, with protein MKKDSANDTIPGLSKNALTVLEKRYLRRDTQGKALETPADMFRRVADTIAAPDKIYDKKADLKAISDNFYRMLTTFEFLPNSPTLMNAGRELGQLSACFVLPVGDSMEDIFDAVKFTALIHKSGGGTGFSFSRLRPANDVVSSTTGISSGPLSFMRVFDTATETIKQGGTRRGANMGILRVDHPNIMDFIMCKADQKQLNNFNISVGLTEKFMQAVERDDEYELINPRDKKVVGTHNARKVFQRIVKQAWENGEPGIIFLDRLNRDNPTPQVGEIESTNPCGEQPLLPYESCNLGSINLGKFVKDGVIDWNKLKKVVHDAVHFLDNVIEANNYPLQQIHDMTHGNRKIGLGVMGWADMLILLGVPYNSEEAVKLGKKVMKFINDEGHLASQELGTKRGSFPNFKGSIFDKNSDSSPMRNATVTTIAPTGTISIISNASSGVEPLFAVSYIRTVMDKNVLVEVNPMFEQIAKERGFYSEELMKKIAEHGTVQDLPEVPADVRKVFVTAHDIEPEDHIQMQAAFQLYTDNAVSKTVNFPNTATIDDVEKVYMLAYETGCKGVTIYRDGSRDEQVLSTAKKEEKVEAVVVAEEKTIKRERPKALKGCTHQMQTGCGPLYVTINEDSTGLFELFTTMGKAGGCAASQAEAIGRMVSLAWRSGIQARQVVKQLLGISCHCPSGFGDNRVLSCADAVAKAIQAHMLANGYDINAEAARQDRGACPECGGIVEHEGGCSVCHVCGYSECA; from the coding sequence ATGAAAAAAGACTCTGCCAACGACACCATTCCCGGTCTGTCCAAAAACGCCCTGACCGTGCTGGAAAAGCGCTATCTCCGGCGCGATACCCAGGGAAAGGCACTGGAAACACCGGCCGACATGTTCCGCCGCGTGGCCGACACCATTGCCGCTCCGGACAAGATATACGACAAAAAAGCCGATCTCAAGGCGATATCCGATAACTTCTACCGCATGCTGACCACCTTCGAGTTCCTGCCCAACTCCCCTACCCTGATGAACGCCGGCCGTGAATTGGGCCAGCTCTCGGCCTGCTTCGTGCTGCCGGTGGGGGATTCCATGGAAGATATCTTCGATGCGGTCAAGTTCACCGCCCTGATTCACAAATCCGGCGGCGGAACCGGCTTTTCCTTCTCGCGCCTGCGTCCGGCCAACGATGTGGTCAGCTCCACCACCGGCATATCCAGCGGTCCGCTCTCTTTCATGCGGGTATTCGACACCGCCACGGAAACCATCAAGCAGGGGGGCACGCGCCGCGGCGCCAACATGGGCATCCTGCGGGTGGACCACCCCAACATCATGGATTTCATCATGTGCAAGGCGGACCAGAAGCAGCTCAACAACTTTAACATCTCCGTCGGCCTGACCGAAAAGTTCATGCAGGCCGTCGAGCGCGACGACGAGTACGAGCTGATCAACCCGCGCGACAAGAAGGTAGTCGGCACCCACAACGCCCGCAAAGTCTTCCAGCGCATCGTCAAACAGGCCTGGGAAAACGGCGAGCCGGGCATCATCTTCCTGGACCGCCTGAACCGCGACAATCCCACTCCGCAGGTCGGCGAGATCGAATCCACCAACCCCTGCGGCGAGCAGCCGTTGCTGCCCTATGAGTCCTGCAACCTGGGCTCCATCAACCTGGGCAAGTTCGTCAAGGACGGCGTCATCGACTGGAACAAGCTTAAAAAAGTGGTGCACGACGCCGTGCACTTCCTGGACAACGTCATCGAGGCCAACAACTATCCCCTGCAGCAGATCCACGACATGACCCACGGCAACCGCAAGATCGGCCTGGGGGTCATGGGCTGGGCCGACATGCTGATTCTGCTGGGTGTGCCCTACAATTCCGAAGAAGCGGTCAAGCTGGGCAAAAAGGTGATGAAGTTCATCAACGACGAGGGGCATCTCGCCTCCCAGGAACTGGGCACAAAGCGCGGCTCGTTCCCTAACTTCAAGGGTTCGATCTTCGACAAGAACAGCGACTCTTCACCCATGCGCAACGCCACGGTCACCACCATCGCTCCCACCGGCACGATCTCGATCATCTCCAACGCCTCCTCAGGCGTTGAGCCGCTGTTCGCCGTGTCCTACATCCGCACGGTCATGGACAAGAACGTGCTGGTGGAGGTCAACCCGATGTTCGAGCAGATCGCCAAGGAGCGCGGCTTCTACTCGGAAGAGTTGATGAAGAAGATCGCTGAGCACGGCACGGTGCAGGATCTGCCCGAGGTGCCGGCCGATGTGCGCAAGGTATTCGTCACCGCCCACGACATCGAGCCCGAGGACCACATCCAGATGCAGGCGGCCTTCCAGCTCTACACCGACAACGCCGTCAGCAAGACGGTCAACTTCCCCAACACCGCCACCATCGACGATGTTGAGAAGGTCTACATGCTGGCCTACGAAACCGGCTGCAAAGGGGTCACCATTTACCGCGACGGTTCCCGCGACGAGCAGGTGCTTTCCACCGCCAAGAAGGAGGAAAAGGTCGAGGCGGTTGTGGTGGCCGAAGAAAAGACTATCAAGCGCGAGCGCCCCAAGGCACTGAAGGGCTGTACCCACCAGATGCAGACCGGCTGCGGCCCGCTCTACGTCACCATCAACGAGGACAGCACCGGGCTGTTCGAACTGTTCACCACCATGGGCAAGGCTGGCGGTTGTGCCGCCTCCCAGGCCGAAGCCATCGGCCGCATGGTATCGCTGGCCTGGCGCAGCGGCATCCAGGCCCGTCAGGTGGTCAAGCAGTTGCTCGGCATTTCCTGCCACTGCCCATCAGGCTTTGGCGACAACCGGGTGCTCTCCTGCGCCGATGCGGTGGCCAAGGCGATTCAGGCCCACATGCTGGCCAACGGTTATGACATCAACGCCGAGGCCGCCCGCCAGGACCGCGGCGCCTGCCCGGAATGCGGGGGGATTGTGGAACATGAAGGGGGATGTTCGGTGTGCCATGTGTGCGGGTATAGTGAGTGCGCGTAA
- a CDS encoding bestrophin family protein: protein MIIRERPSGLRLFFIIKGSILPRIIRPLGATVLLAIIVTLTRGIFFGLKITMTPTPFSLIGLALAIFIGFRNSASYDRYWEGRKLWGELIIICRNLTRQLFTFVSHEQRSPLARPPFERPAPRFRIVYLLIAFAHALRHHLRDSDSWEDVREYLPDSAEAPFKTAHSKPNFLLLMLAQELRSCLENDQVGEYVAVNLDRNLTALTTVLTGCERIKNTPIPFSYNLLLHRTAYLYCFLLPFGLIDSIGFMTPFVVGIVSYTFFGLDALGDEIEEPFGVLQNDLALSSMCRTIELDLRAALGEKNLPEPLRPENYCIL, encoded by the coding sequence ATGATTATCAGGGAGCGCCCTTCAGGGTTGCGCCTTTTTTTCATAATCAAGGGATCGATATTGCCGAGGATTATCCGGCCGCTTGGGGCCACCGTGCTGCTTGCGATTATTGTAACGCTGACTCGCGGGATATTCTTCGGGCTGAAGATAACCATGACACCCACTCCGTTCAGCCTGATCGGGCTTGCGTTGGCCATCTTCATCGGGTTTCGCAACAGTGCGAGCTACGACCGCTACTGGGAAGGAAGGAAGCTTTGGGGGGAACTCATAATCATATGCCGGAATCTGACGCGGCAACTTTTTACCTTTGTTTCGCATGAGCAGAGATCGCCGTTAGCTCGCCCGCCGTTCGAGCGTCCCGCCCCCAGGTTCCGCATAGTCTATCTGCTCATAGCGTTTGCCCACGCCCTGCGCCATCATCTGCGGGATTCCGACTCATGGGAAGATGTGCGGGAGTATCTCCCTGATAGTGCTGAAGCTCCGTTCAAAACGGCTCACAGCAAGCCGAACTTCCTTCTTCTGATGCTGGCGCAGGAGCTGCGGTCCTGCCTGGAGAATGATCAGGTCGGTGAATACGTTGCCGTCAACCTTGATAGGAATCTCACGGCTCTTACCACCGTTCTTACCGGCTGTGAACGGATCAAAAATACCCCCATACCGTTTAGCTACAACCTGCTCCTCCACCGTACGGCTTATCTCTATTGCTTTCTCCTGCCATTCGGCTTGATCGATTCGATCGGGTTCATGACCCCCTTTGTCGTCGGTATCGTCTCGTACACCTTTTTCGGGCTCGACGCATTGGGAGACGAGATCGAAGAGCCGTTTGGCGTGCTTCAAAACGACCTTGCCCTGTCATCGATGTGCCGAACAATCGAACTGGATCTTCGTGCAGCGCTGGGAGAAAAGAATCTTCCGGAACCGTTGCGACCGGAGAATTATTGTATTCTGTGA
- a CDS encoding TIR domain-containing protein translates to MAEIKRKVFISYYHHDDEEYRDEFEELFGHLFINKSVNDGDIDSDLGAKYIKRLIQAGYLTDTSVQVVLIGENTWKRKYVDWEISAAISTRVGGVSGLLGLLLPTYPGYKENKYTSSTLPPRFHDNLESGYAKLYKWTESETNITKYINDAFDRKSKNSDLIKNGRLQFERNRS, encoded by the coding sequence ATGGCTGAAATAAAACGAAAGGTTTTTATCAGTTACTACCACCATGATGATGAAGAATATCGTGACGAATTTGAGGAACTGTTTGGACACCTGTTCATCAACAAATCCGTCAATGACGGAGATATTGATTCCGATCTAGGTGCTAAATATATCAAGCGCTTGATTCAGGCTGGGTATCTTACTGACACCTCAGTGCAGGTCGTACTAATTGGGGAGAACACTTGGAAGCGTAAGTATGTTGACTGGGAAATATCCGCAGCTATTTCCACCAGGGTTGGCGGTGTTTCCGGCCTCTTGGGACTTTTACTCCCGACTTATCCTGGCTACAAAGAAAACAAGTATACAAGCAGCACCTTGCCACCTCGGTTCCATGACAATCTGGAGAGCGGCTATGCAAAACTTTACAAGTGGACTGAAAGTGAAACAAACATAACCAAATATATAAATGATGCTTTTGACCGGAAAAGCAAAAATTCTGATTTGATAAAAAACGGCCGGTTGCAGTTTGAAAGGAACCGTTCATGA
- a CDS encoding EamA family transporter, which yields MRLAHIALAMMVVAIWGFNFVVIKVGLKEVPPIFLCALRFFFAAFPAIFFIKRPAVPLRMVIGFGLVMFALQFTLLFSGMHAGTTAGLASLILQVHVFFTVLLAVVFLAEKPSIWQIAGALVSFSGLGLVAAHLGGEISAHGLMLIVAAAASWGLGNLIAKKLGTIDMLALVVWGSLVAWPPLLVLSYILEQSRWSAGVVSHISWITIGAIGYIVYPVTLLGFAVWSWLLSRYPAATVAPFTLLVPVFGFTASALTLGEPLSHWKVNAAGLIVSGLCINLFGPRIGARIRPT from the coding sequence ATGCGTTTAGCTCACATTGCATTGGCGATGATGGTGGTTGCCATTTGGGGTTTCAACTTTGTTGTCATCAAGGTTGGCCTTAAAGAGGTCCCACCGATTTTCCTCTGCGCACTCCGCTTCTTTTTCGCCGCGTTTCCAGCGATCTTTTTCATCAAGCGCCCCGCTGTTCCCTTGCGCATGGTGATCGGCTTCGGGCTGGTGATGTTCGCACTTCAATTCACCCTGCTGTTTTCGGGCATGCACGCCGGTACGACGGCGGGGCTGGCATCTCTGATACTGCAGGTTCACGTGTTCTTCACCGTCTTGCTGGCTGTAGTGTTTCTGGCTGAAAAGCCGTCGATCTGGCAAATCGCGGGTGCCCTGGTTTCATTTTCGGGATTGGGCCTTGTTGCAGCACATCTTGGCGGCGAAATCTCGGCTCACGGCCTGATGTTGATCGTCGCTGCCGCTGCCTCGTGGGGGCTCGGCAATCTGATTGCAAAAAAACTCGGCACAATCGACATGCTTGCTCTTGTCGTGTGGGGAAGCCTCGTTGCCTGGCCGCCGCTTCTGGTTCTGTCGTATATTCTGGAGCAAAGCCGCTGGAGCGCTGGGGTCGTTTCGCATATTTCGTGGATCACGATAGGTGCCATCGGCTATATCGTGTATCCGGTCACCCTGCTTGGATTTGCCGTATGGAGTTGGTTATTGAGCCGCTATCCCGCTGCGACAGTGGCTCCGTTCACATTGCTCGTGCCGGTCTTCGGATTTACGGCGTCGGCATTGACCTTGGGGGAGCCTCTCTCGCACTGGAAGGTAAATGCCGCTGGCCTGATCGTTTCAGGATTATGCATCAATCTATTCGGTCCCCGCATTGGTGCCCGCATTCGTCCGACCTAG
- a CDS encoding GNAT family N-acetyltransferase: protein MIVEIVDKESADEIAKLAVCLTNEIIERTGIKHFDVDVPLAIKLCEEYMKSGQYCVVAATDEGRIIGFGALCESHSLYAEGTFGIIQEFYVMPEYRSHKVGQQLIDKIVDVAKNKRWKRLELCTPPIPEFNRTVSFYQANGFEITGGYKMKRVLA from the coding sequence ATGATAGTCGAAATAGTTGATAAAGAATCGGCTGATGAAATCGCAAAATTGGCAGTGTGCCTTACTAATGAAATAATAGAGCGCACTGGTATTAAACATTTTGACGTTGATGTGCCACTGGCAATTAAGCTCTGTGAAGAATATATGAAGAGTGGTCAATATTGCGTCGTGGCGGCAACTGATGAAGGCAGGATCATTGGTTTCGGCGCGTTATGTGAAAGCCATTCATTATATGCAGAAGGTACTTTCGGCATAATTCAGGAGTTTTATGTCATGCCGGAATATCGGTCGCACAAGGTAGGTCAGCAGTTGATTGACAAGATTGTAGATGTAGCAAAGAACAAAAGATGGAAACGATTGGAACTTTGCACTCCACCTATACCTGAATTCAATCGAACTGTTTCGTTTTATCAGGCAAACGGCTTTGAAATTACCGGCGGCTATAAAATGAAAAGGGTATTAGCCTAA
- a CDS encoding TIR domain-containing protein, which yields MLNVTRRKVFISHYKGDRDEVDEFIDHFANRHRVFIPKVLGANDNDDFINSTDTDYVMRRIREKYLEDSTVTIILLGSCTHSRRYIDWEIKSSLRQGQYTPNGLLGIVLPSRNNTAFLPPRLEENWNAEHRDCYAKYWSYPGSASQLSEWIEDAYLARTARAHLISNSKEMVKYNARCKMCGVTHL from the coding sequence ATGCTTAACGTTACCCGCCGGAAGGTATTCATTTCTCACTACAAAGGTGATCGCGACGAAGTCGATGAATTCATCGACCATTTCGCCAACAGGCATCGAGTCTTTATCCCAAAAGTCTTAGGGGCGAATGATAACGACGACTTCATCAACAGCACCGATACAGATTACGTCATGCGCCGCATTCGCGAAAAGTATTTGGAAGACAGTACGGTAACTATTATACTCCTTGGTAGTTGTACACATAGTAGACGTTATATTGACTGGGAGATCAAAAGCTCTCTCCGACAAGGCCAATACACGCCCAATGGGCTTCTGGGAATCGTCCTTCCAAGTAGAAACAATACTGCCTTTTTGCCTCCAAGACTTGAAGAAAACTGGAACGCTGAGCACCGCGATTGTTATGCAAAATACTGGTCCTATCCCGGTTCGGCTAGCCAGCTTTCCGAGTGGATTGAAGATGCCTACTTGGCGCGAACAGCACGAGCGCATCTGATTTCTAATTCAAAAGAGATGGTGAAATACAACGCTCGCTGCAAAATGTGCGGAGTGACACACTTATGA
- a CDS encoding transporter substrate-binding domain-containing protein, which yields MKLLLTLLTMILFLTSGAAAESGSDTLASITRKGVLVAGVRESLPPFGSIDKKTGTYSGYDIDYVNALAQKLAVKVKFVPTTPETRITMLQNGTIDLIAACMTQTRERAKQVDFSHVYFITGQRFIARKGQFKNPRDFAGTTVGVVQGTTAGETLKKELPTTVARNYGNYRQALDALRKGEVQAVSTDEVLLLGLYLDMPDKEQYEIPRAQISGDALGIAVRKGDRRLHAFINTTLLEMEKSGQADEIFNRWFGPGTPFERPKNFNRR from the coding sequence ATGAAGCTGCTGCTGACGTTGCTGACCATGATCCTGTTCCTGACGAGTGGTGCCGCTGCCGAATCGGGTAGTGACACGCTGGCATCCATCACCCGCAAGGGAGTGCTGGTCGCAGGGGTGAGGGAGTCGCTGCCCCCCTTCGGAAGCATTGACAAGAAGACCGGAACGTACAGCGGGTACGACATCGATTATGTCAACGCCCTTGCCCAGAAACTCGCGGTAAAGGTGAAATTCGTGCCGACAACGCCGGAAACCCGTATTACCATGCTGCAGAACGGCACGATCGACCTGATTGCGGCATGCATGACCCAGACCCGGGAGCGGGCAAAACAGGTGGATTTCAGCCATGTCTATTTCATAACCGGGCAACGGTTCATCGCACGGAAAGGGCAGTTCAAAAATCCCCGTGACTTCGCCGGCACGACCGTGGGGGTCGTCCAGGGCACTACTGCCGGAGAGACGCTGAAAAAGGAGCTGCCCACCACCGTTGCCAGGAACTACGGGAACTATCGGCAGGCGCTCGATGCGCTGCGCAAGGGTGAGGTCCAGGCCGTTTCGACCGATGAAGTCCTGCTGCTGGGGCTCTACCTGGACATGCCGGACAAGGAACAGTACGAGATCCCGCGGGCGCAGATATCCGGCGATGCCTTGGGGATTGCCGTCCGCAAGGGGGACCGCCGCCTGCACGCCTTCATAAACACGACCCTGCTGGAGATGGAAAAGAGCGGCCAGGCAGATGAAATTTTCAATAGATGGTTCGGCCCCGGCACCCCGTTCGAACGTCCCAAGAATTTCAATCGCCGGTAA
- a CDS encoding DJ-1/PfpI family protein, with translation MHIAILTFQGFNELDSLIALGVLNRIKKPDWRVTICCPEPEVTSMNGVTIRAQSTLEDAASADAVIIGSGRQTRQIVSSPELMSRLSLQPERQLIAAQCSGTLILAKLGLLGAVACTDLTTKPWVEEAGVEVLNQPFFAQGNVATAGGCLASSYVAGWLIARTEGLEAASKALHYVAPIGEKEAFVANALKHIEPYLPHR, from the coding sequence ATGCACATTGCCATTCTTACATTCCAAGGCTTCAATGAACTCGACTCGCTTATTGCTCTCGGCGTCCTGAACCGCATCAAGAAACCGGACTGGCGGGTGACGATCTGTTGCCCTGAGCCAGAGGTTACGTCCATGAACGGTGTAACCATACGCGCTCAGTCAACGCTTGAGGATGCCGCTTCAGCTGACGCCGTGATTATTGGGAGCGGGAGGCAGACACGACAGATTGTCAGCAGTCCCGAGTTGATGAGCCGACTCTCCCTCCAGCCCGAACGTCAACTTATTGCCGCGCAATGCTCAGGCACGCTGATTTTAGCCAAGCTTGGATTGTTAGGTGCCGTGGCGTGTACGGATCTGACAACAAAGCCGTGGGTAGAAGAAGCAGGCGTGGAGGTTCTGAACCAACCGTTCTTTGCTCAGGGCAACGTTGCGACCGCAGGCGGATGCCTCGCTTCATCGTACGTTGCTGGCTGGCTCATTGCGAGAACCGAGGGACTGGAAGCGGCTTCCAAGGCGCTTCATTACGTCGCCCCGATTGGAGAGAAAGAAGCTTTTGTTGCCAATGCACTCAAGCACATTGAGCCTTACTTACCCCACAGGTAG
- a CDS encoding PolC-type DNA polymerase III yields MGNFTAVVIDFETTGLSPGYGDRTIEVGAVLVSGNRIVDRFQSLMNPGMRVSGFIEEYTGITNTMLSTAPAIKEVMAQLKSFIGQHHLVAHNASFDSRFLDAEFKRIDHRRTNEFACSMLASRRLYPEAPNHRLETLVHYKKLKTDGVHHRALADAEMTAHLWLNMIADIKATYGVRDVPFKLMQQVTKVPKKGLHDFLLKKATQY; encoded by the coding sequence GTGGGAAATTTTACTGCCGTAGTCATTGACTTTGAAACAACAGGACTCTCTCCGGGATATGGAGACAGGACCATCGAAGTCGGTGCCGTCCTGGTTTCGGGCAACCGGATCGTCGACAGGTTTCAAAGTCTTATGAATCCGGGAATGCGGGTATCCGGTTTCATCGAAGAATACACCGGTATCACCAACACGATGCTCTCCACGGCCCCTGCCATCAAGGAAGTCATGGCTCAGCTCAAATCATTCATCGGGCAACACCACCTGGTTGCCCACAATGCATCCTTTGACTCACGCTTCCTGGATGCGGAGTTCAAGCGCATCGACCATCGGAGAACCAACGAGTTTGCCTGCTCCATGCTGGCATCCCGGAGATTGTACCCCGAAGCCCCCAATCACCGACTTGAGACCCTGGTTCACTACAAGAAGCTGAAGACTGATGGCGTTCATCATAGAGCCTTGGCAGATGCCGAAATGACCGCTCATCTGTGGCTGAATATGATAGCGGATATAAAAGCCACATATGGGGTACGGGATGTACCCTTCAAGCTGATGCAGCAGGTGACAAAGGTTCCCAAGAAAGGACTGCATGATTTTCTGTTGAAAAAGGCCACCCAATATTAG
- a CDS encoding toll/interleukin-1 receptor domain-containing protein — protein sequence MPIFISHTTQDDALARRVYSRLKINHNIDCYIDDMDKELASKRGTSQLTQLLVDRLRRCDTVLAVVSSNTKNSWWVPFEIGTAREMPRIITSFTSLPDRLSYTAQECLPEYLLEWPRFRSDSDIDLFARQYKQKSLILESGRVKIAGAHAGLQDVRNFEANVMKSLGQRNF from the coding sequence ATGCCAATCTTCATCTCGCATACTACTCAAGACGATGCACTGGCCAGGAGAGTTTACAGCCGCTTAAAAATCAACCACAACATTGACTGCTACATAGATGATATGGATAAAGAATTGGCAAGCAAACGAGGGACTTCACAGCTTACTCAATTGCTCGTAGACCGTTTGCGGCGTTGCGATACGGTTCTGGCAGTGGTCTCAAGTAATACAAAGAACTCATGGTGGGTTCCATTTGAAATTGGAACTGCACGTGAAATGCCTAGAATTATTACGAGTTTCACATCACTTCCTGATCGACTATCTTATACAGCTCAAGAATGTTTGCCTGAATATTTGTTGGAGTGGCCTCGATTTAGGTCAGATAGTGACATTGATTTGTTTGCCCGCCAGTACAAACAAAAATCGCTTATTCTCGAATCGGGACGTGTGAAAATTGCTGGCGCACATGCAGGCCTCCAGGATGTGAGAAATTTTGAGGCAAACGTTATGAAATCCCTTGGCCAACGGAATTTTTAA
- a CDS encoding SDR family oxidoreductase: protein MKKVILITGGSRGIGAATARMAAANGYAVCIGYHANREAAEGVLEDIVAAGGEAIAVQVDVGCEQEVVRLFDRLDNELGRVSALVNNAGILEVQARVEDMDAARIQRIFTTNVSGSFLCAREAVRRMSTKHGGRGGAIVNVSSGAARLGAPGEYVDYAASKGAIDTFTVGLAKEVAAEGIRVNAVRPGIIYTDIHGSGGEPNRVERLKDSVPLKRGGHPEEVAKAILWLLSDDASYSTGSFIDVTGGR, encoded by the coding sequence ATGAAAAAAGTAATCCTCATAACCGGTGGCAGCAGGGGAATTGGCGCGGCAACCGCCCGCATGGCGGCAGCGAATGGCTATGCCGTCTGCATTGGCTATCACGCCAACAGAGAGGCGGCTGAAGGCGTTCTGGAAGACATTGTTGCCGCCGGTGGCGAGGCCATTGCAGTACAGGTCGATGTGGGCTGCGAACAGGAGGTCGTCCGTCTGTTCGACCGGCTGGACAATGAACTGGGACGCGTTTCCGCGCTGGTCAACAATGCCGGCATCCTGGAGGTCCAGGCACGGGTCGAGGACATGGATGCAGCCAGAATCCAGCGGATTTTCACCACCAATGTCAGCGGCAGCTTTCTCTGTGCCCGGGAAGCGGTGCGGCGCATGTCCACGAAGCACGGCGGCCGGGGTGGAGCAATCGTCAATGTTTCGTCAGGGGCCGCCCGCCTGGGTGCTCCGGGAGAATACGTCGATTATGCCGCCTCGAAAGGGGCCATAGACACGTTCACCGTCGGCCTGGCAAAGGAAGTGGCTGCCGAAGGAATTCGCGTCAATGCAGTTCGCCCCGGCATCATCTACACCGACATTCACGGCAGCGGCGGCGAACCCAACCGGGTGGAGCGTCTGAAGGATTCGGTTCCGCTGAAGCGGGGAGGCCACCCCGAAGAGGTTGCCAAGGCAATCCTCTGGCTGCTGTCCGACGACGCATCGTATTCGACCGGAAGCTTCATCGATGTAACAGGAGGACGATAA